A single Streptomyces sp. 2114.4 DNA region contains:
- a CDS encoding IPT/TIG domain-containing protein: MSVIDTATNTTNDTIPVGILPILLTVAPDGAHVYVTNVGDSTVSVIDTAANTVTATIGVSAQPRLTTVSPDGKHAYVANAEPDTVSVIDTATNAVVENIDFGDGPTVIAFAPDGTHAYVTNSVAGTVGVLATTVIPDQGSTAGGATVTLTGHHLANATAVRFGTAQGVITANTDTSLTAITPAGSGAVPVTVTTAGGTGTLGQFYHRPVPVLTGISPAAGPLAGSDQEIVITGRNLDGAIDVYFGPTRAVIQRVSDTQLTVRAAAAAAAGGVTVTVVTPGGRAEGLSYTYVDPPTVTGVSPTSGPTTGGTSVTITGTGLAATDQVTFNGTPAPFAVLSDTTVTATSPPSGTEGTFDVTVTGPGGNATGSFTYVSAPDI; this comes from the coding sequence GTGAGCGTGATCGACACCGCCACGAACACCACCAATGACACGATCCCCGTCGGTATCCTCCCCATCCTGCTGACGGTCGCCCCCGACGGGGCGCATGTCTACGTCACGAACGTCGGCGACTCCACGGTGAGTGTGATCGACACCGCTGCCAACACCGTCACCGCCACCATCGGCGTCAGCGCCCAGCCACGTTTGACGACGGTGAGCCCGGACGGCAAGCATGCCTACGTGGCGAATGCCGAGCCGGACACGGTGAGTGTGATCGACACCGCCACGAACGCCGTCGTCGAGAACATCGACTTCGGGGACGGACCCACCGTCATTGCGTTCGCCCCCGACGGCACACACGCCTACGTGACCAACTCCGTCGCGGGCACCGTCGGTGTCCTGGCCACGACCGTGATTCCCGACCAGGGCTCCACAGCCGGCGGCGCCACCGTGACGCTCACCGGCCACCACCTGGCCAACGCCACCGCCGTGCGCTTCGGCACCGCTCAGGGCGTCATCACCGCCAACACGGACACCTCGCTGACCGCCATCACCCCCGCGGGGTCCGGCGCCGTCCCCGTGACGGTCACCACCGCGGGCGGCACCGGCACCCTCGGACAGTTCTACCACCGGCCGGTCCCCGTCCTCACCGGTATCAGCCCCGCCGCGGGTCCCCTCGCAGGCAGCGACCAGGAGATCGTCATCACCGGCCGCAACCTCGACGGAGCCATCGATGTGTACTTCGGTCCCACCCGAGCCGTCATCCAAAGGGTCTCCGACACCCAACTCACCGTCAGGGCCGCGGCGGCTGCGGCGGCAGGCGGGGTCACCGTCACCGTGGTCACCCCCGGCGGCCGTGCCGAAGGCCTGTCCTACACCTACGTCGACCCGCCTACCGTCACCGGCGTCAGCCCCACCTCGGGACCGACCACCGGTGGCACCTCGGTGACCATCACCGGCACCGGCCTGGCCGCCACCGACCAGGTCACCTTCAACGGCACCCCGGCACCCTTCGCGGTCCTCTCCGACACCACCGTGACCGCCACCTCCCCGCCCAGCGGCACCGAAGGCACCTTCGACGTCACCGTCACCGGCCCCGGCGGCAACGCCACCGGATCGTTCACCTACGTCTCCGCACCCGATATCTGA
- a CDS encoding IPT/TIG domain-containing protein: MSAHITALHPSTGPAAGGNTVAISGCGLAATSDVTFGAASAPSFTVTSDTTITAVAPPGSGSVRVSVVTAGRPSNSLTYSYAGSAESPVLKAIAPQAGDPAGGSNIIAVGSGFTGATAVDFGGTAAADFTVASDTIIGITTPPGTGTVPVRVTTPGGTSNGESFTYSASLPPKLVAVTPRSGRPGRTVVIFGCKVNRARSVAFGGHPAESFTVLSDNVILAVVPSGTGTVPVTVTTPAGTSNPVRFTYVSAPVLKAIAPQAGDPAGGSDIIAVGSGFTGATAVDFGGTAAADFTVASDTIIGITTPPGTGTVPVRVTTPGGTSNGESFTYSASLPPKLVAVTPQSARTGDTIVIFGCKVNRARSVAFGDHPAESFTVLSDNVILAVVPSGTGTVPVTVTTPAGTSNPVRFTYT; the protein is encoded by the coding sequence ATGTCTGCCCACATCACCGCTCTCCACCCGAGCACGGGCCCAGCCGCAGGCGGCAATACCGTCGCCATCAGCGGCTGCGGGCTCGCCGCTACCAGCGATGTCACCTTCGGCGCCGCTTCGGCCCCAAGCTTCACCGTCACCTCCGACACCACGATCACGGCGGTTGCGCCGCCCGGAAGTGGAAGCGTTCGGGTCAGCGTTGTCACTGCCGGACGCCCCAGCAACAGCCTCACGTACTCCTACGCCGGATCAGCGGAATCACCGGTCCTCAAGGCGATTGCGCCGCAGGCGGGGGATCCGGCCGGTGGCAGCAACATCATCGCTGTGGGCTCCGGTTTCACCGGCGCGACGGCGGTTGACTTCGGTGGTACCGCGGCGGCCGACTTCACGGTTGCCTCCGACACCATCATCGGGATCACCACTCCGCCCGGGACCGGGACGGTGCCGGTAAGGGTCACCACGCCCGGTGGTACCAGCAATGGTGAGTCGTTCACCTACAGCGCCTCACTGCCACCCAAGCTCGTGGCAGTGACGCCGAGGAGTGGCCGTCCTGGCCGCACCGTCGTCATCTTCGGCTGCAAGGTCAACCGCGCGAGGAGCGTCGCCTTCGGTGGCCACCCGGCGGAAAGCTTCACCGTCCTGTCCGACAACGTCATCCTCGCTGTCGTCCCGTCCGGAACCGGAACGGTGCCCGTCACCGTCACCACCCCGGCCGGCACCAGCAACCCCGTGCGCTTCACCTATGTCTCGGCACCGGTCCTCAAGGCGATTGCGCCGCAGGCGGGCGATCCGGCCGGTGGCAGCGACATCATCGCTGTGGGCTCCGGTTTCACCGGCGCGACGGCGGTTGACTTCGGTGGTACCGCGGCGGCCGACTTCACGGTTGCCTCCGACACCATCATCGGGATCACCACTCCGCCCGGGACCGGGACGGTGCCGGTAAGGGTCACCACGCCCGGTGGTACCAGCAATGGTGAGTCGTTCACCTACAGCGCCTCACTGCCACCCAAGCTCGTGGCAGTGACGCCGCAGAGCGCCCGCACCGGCGACACCATCGTCATCTTCGGCTGCAAGGTCAACCGCGCGAGGAGCGTCGCCTTCGGTGACCACCCGGCGGAAAGCTTCACCGTCCTGTCCGACAACGTCATCCTCGCTGTCGTCCCGTCCGGAACCGGAACGGTGCCCGTCACCGTCACCACCCCCGCCGGCACCAGCAACCCCGTGCGCTTCACCTACACCTGA
- a CDS encoding asparagine synthase-related protein: MVGSRGKARQAQPTITGASTGSLACRSPSRQPAAPGPSGAPGRLCAGHVARPGCFRANPGGRIREVARTAAADAEPAAARGIGLHNPFLDPTVLATVLRTPLDQRPPLFAYKPLLSQTMTSLLPPAAAARTTKGSFDADHYVGLRANLPDPQTLADGHLAGLGMVNPTSLGRTLRGAAADLDKRARVPLPAG, from the coding sequence ATCGTAGGCTCGCGAGGTAAGGCCCGTCAGGCGCAGCCAACGATCACGGGTGCGTCCACTGGTTCCCTGGCCTGCCGTTCGCCGAGCCGGCAGCCCGCCGCTCCTGGTCCAAGCGGCGCACCAGGCCGTCTCTGCGCCGGACACGTTGCCAGGCCTGGGTGCTTCCGTGCGAACCCTGGGGGGCGAATCCGCGAGGTCGCCCGCACAGCAGCAGCCGATGCCGAGCCGGCGGCCGCCCGCGGCATCGGCTTGCACAACCCGTTCCTCGACCCCACGGTGTTGGCCACCGTGCTGAGGACGCCGCTCGACCAGCGCCCGCCTCTCTTCGCCTACAAGCCACTGCTGAGCCAGACCATGACGAGTCTGCTCCCGCCCGCCGCGGCAGCCCGCACCACCAAGGGCAGCTTCGACGCCGATCACTACGTCGGCCTGCGCGCCAACCTGCCCGACCCTCAAACGCTGGCCGACGGCCACCTCGCTGGCCTCGGGATGGTCAACCCGACCTCGCTGGGCCGCACACTGCGCGGGGCCGCTGCCGACCTGGACAAGCGAGCCCGAGTGCCTCTTCCGGCTGGGTGA
- a CDS encoding IPT/TIG domain-containing protein, whose amino-acid sequence MTVTGTGFTGATAVRFGATQAPSFTVVSDTQITATTPLGTGTVQVTVTTPIGTSNQFVTYTYVTTPAPVLSSVTPTSGPTAGGTAVTLTGTGFTGATAVRFGTTPASFVVNSATQITATAPAGSGTVQVTVTGPGGTSNGVPFTYTTAPVPTLTSVTPTSGPTAGGTAVTLTGTGFTGATAVRFGTTPASFVVNSATQITATAPAGSGTVQVTVTGPGGTSNGVPFTYTTAPVPTLTSVTPTSGPTAGGTAVTLTGTGFTGATAVQFGTTPASFVVNSATQITATAPAGSGTVQVTVTGPGGTSNGVPFTYTTAPVPTLTSVTPTSGPTAGGTTVTLTGTGLATASAVRFGATPAASFTVVSDTHITAVAPAGTGTVPVTVTTSGGTSNGISYTYSAAPILSGVSPTQGPTSGGNTVTLTGANLTGATAVTFGATPATSFTVVSPTQITAVVPAATAGPIGVTVTTPGGTSTLPSAYFYVSTPVLTGVAPPSGPLSGGNTVTLTGVHLIEATAVRFGTTAASAFTVVSDTQITAVVPAGAAGLTDVTVSTAGGTSNAASYTYLPAPVVTTLIPSQGPASGGITFTLTGTNLAQATTVLVGGAPAGFTVVSDSHIVVDTLPGAAGSVTVTVTTPGGTSAPKTYTRVGSPGI is encoded by the coding sequence GTGACGGTCACCGGCACCGGCTTCACCGGCGCCACAGCAGTCCGATTCGGCGCCACACAGGCGCCCTCGTTCACCGTCGTCTCCGACACACAGATCACCGCCACCACCCCACTCGGGACCGGCACAGTGCAGGTCACCGTCACCACCCCGATCGGCACCAGCAACCAATTCGTCACCTACACCTACGTCACCACGCCCGCGCCGGTCCTCTCATCGGTGACCCCCACATCGGGCCCGACGGCCGGCGGCACAGCAGTCACACTCACCGGCACGGGGTTCACAGGCGCGACCGCGGTACGGTTCGGCACCACGCCGGCATCGTTCGTGGTCAACTCCGCCACACAGATCACGGCGACAGCTCCTGCAGGATCCGGCACGGTGCAGGTCACCGTGACGGGACCCGGAGGAACGAGTAACGGTGTGCCATTCACCTACACGACAGCTCCCGTGCCCACCCTGACCTCGGTGACCCCCACATCGGGCCCGACAGCCGGCGGCACAGCAGTCACACTCACCGGCACGGGGTTCACAGGCGCGACCGCGGTACGGTTCGGCACCACACCGGCGTCGTTTGTGGTCAACTCCGCCACACAGATCACGGCGACAGCTCCTGCAGGATCCGGCACGGTGCAGGTCACCGTGACGGGACCCGGAGGAACGAGTAACGGTGTGCCATTCACCTACACGACAGCTCCCGTGCCCACCCTGACCTCGGTGACCCCCACATCGGGCCCGACAGCCGGCGGCACAGCAGTCACACTCACCGGCACGGGGTTCACAGGCGCGACCGCGGTACAGTTCGGCACCACACCGGCGTCGTTCGTGGTCAACTCCGCCACACAGATCACAGCGACAGCTCCTGCAGGATCCGGCACGGTGCAGGTCACCGTGACGGGACCCGGAGGAACGAGTAACGGTGTGCCATTCACCTACACGACAGCTCCCGTGCCCACCCTGACCTCGGTGACCCCCACATCGGGCCCGACAGCCGGCGGCACAACAGTCACCCTCACCGGCACGGGGCTGGCCACTGCCAGCGCGGTGCGGTTCGGTGCCACGCCCGCAGCCTCCTTCACCGTGGTCTCCGACACCCACATCACTGCCGTCGCCCCTGCCGGGACCGGCACCGTACCGGTCACCGTCACGACCTCGGGCGGCACCAGCAACGGGATCTCCTACACCTACTCCGCGGCTCCCATCCTGAGCGGCGTCAGCCCCACCCAGGGCCCCACCTCGGGCGGGAACACCGTCACCCTCACCGGCGCCAACCTCACCGGAGCCACCGCGGTCACCTTCGGCGCCACCCCGGCAACTTCCTTCACGGTCGTCTCCCCGACCCAGATCACCGCCGTGGTCCCTGCGGCCACCGCAGGTCCGATCGGTGTCACCGTCACCACCCCGGGCGGCACCAGCACCCTCCCGAGCGCCTACTTCTACGTCAGCACCCCGGTCCTCACCGGCGTCGCCCCGCCCTCGGGCCCGCTCTCGGGCGGGAACACCGTTACCCTCACCGGTGTCCACCTCATCGAGGCCACCGCGGTGCGCTTCGGTACCACCGCAGCGTCAGCGTTCACGGTGGTCTCGGACACCCAGATCACGGCTGTGGTTCCTGCGGGAGCCGCGGGTCTGACCGATGTCACCGTCAGTACCGCCGGCGGGACGAGCAACGCGGCCTCCTACACCTACCTGCCGGCACCCGTTGTCACGACTCTGATCCCAAGTCAGGGGCCCGCCTCCGGTGGCATCACCTTCACCCTCACCGGCACCAACCTCGCCCAGGCGACCACGGTGCTCGTTGGCGGCGCGCCTGCCGGGTTCACGGTCGTCTCCGACAGCCACATTGTCGTCGACACCCTGCCCGGAGCCGCCGGGTCGGTCACTGTCACCGTCACCACGCCCGGCGGCACCAGCGCCCCGAAGACCTACACGCGAGTCGGCTCACCAGGGATCTGA
- a CDS encoding IPT/TIG domain-containing protein: protein MPISPNQGSTGGGTVVTITGTNLGGATSVHFGTKTATITANTPTSVTVISPSGTGTVPVTVTTPGGTSNPLSFFYVGAPFKSSISPVSGITGGGNTVTINGTGLTTATAVHFGAATATPTVVNDGQLTVTVPAGAAAGPVSVSVTTAGGTNNGLTYTYVDGPTLGTLSPASGPASGGTAVTIPGTNFTTTQSVTFGSTPAPFSVIDDSTLSVVTPPGAVGATDVTVTTSGGSATATGGYTYLAGPGI from the coding sequence ATGCCTATCTCCCCCAACCAGGGATCGACCGGAGGCGGAACCGTCGTCACCATCACGGGGACCAACCTCGGCGGCGCCACCTCGGTGCACTTCGGCACCAAGACAGCCACCATCACGGCCAACACCCCCACATCGGTCACCGTCATCAGCCCGTCCGGCACCGGCACGGTTCCGGTGACCGTGACCACCCCCGGCGGCACCAGCAACCCGCTGTCGTTCTTCTACGTCGGCGCACCGTTCAAGTCCAGCATCTCCCCGGTATCCGGCATCACCGGCGGCGGGAATACCGTCACCATCAACGGCACCGGCCTGACCACCGCCACCGCGGTGCACTTCGGTGCCGCCACGGCGACCCCGACCGTGGTCAACGACGGCCAGCTGACCGTCACCGTACCGGCGGGCGCGGCGGCCGGGCCGGTGAGCGTCAGTGTCACCACCGCGGGCGGCACCAACAACGGTCTGACCTACACCTACGTCGACGGCCCCACCCTGGGCACGCTCAGCCCCGCCTCCGGCCCGGCGTCCGGCGGAACTGCGGTGACCATCCCCGGCACGAACTTCACCACCACCCAGTCGGTCACCTTCGGATCCACGCCCGCACCGTTCTCCGTCATCGACGACAGCACCCTTTCCGTCGTGACCCCGCCCGGGGCTGTGGGTGCCACCGACGTCACCGTGACCACCAGCGGTGGTAGCGCCACCGCCACTGGTGGCTACACCTACCTGGCCGGGCCCGGCATCTGA
- a CDS encoding ice-binding family protein produces MPVSPNQGSTGGGDAVTLTGSHFTGTTAVRYGSRQATSFTVVSDTTTDTITPSGHGAVPVSVTTAGGTGVVGTFYYLPPPSFRIEPPPAGPLGGGNTVVFTGLGLYTTSEVRFGTQAAVFTVDSDGQLTVTVPAAASAGPVGVTVTTRGGIASGVTYTYLNPPSLTAVTLDSGPVDGGNLVVITGTAFSYTTGVTFDGTPALSFRVASDTEIDAVVPAGTLGSADVTVTTLGGTTTAADAYTYLGRFAVLGGASVTNTGLSIVTGDLGVSPGVSITGFPPGQVNGSIHNSDAAAVAAHADLITTYNDAVGQIPDAGITGDLGGQTLPPGVYNAASSIGLTGTLTLDAQGDRNAEWIFQIGSTLTTATASHVLLINGATARNVIWLIGSSATLGTDTDFAGRVLAQISITVNAGVTVNGQVLAINGSVTLDTNRITRPW; encoded by the coding sequence ATGCCAGTCTCGCCGAACCAAGGATCCACCGGTGGGGGCGACGCAGTGACCCTCACCGGCAGCCACTTCACCGGCACCACCGCCGTGCGCTACGGCTCCCGCCAGGCTACGAGCTTCACGGTCGTCAGCGACACCACGACTGACACCATCACCCCCTCCGGTCACGGCGCCGTTCCGGTCTCCGTAACAACCGCCGGCGGAACGGGGGTTGTCGGCACCTTCTACTACCTGCCGCCGCCCTCCTTCCGCATCGAACCGCCTCCCGCGGGCCCTCTGGGAGGGGGCAATACGGTGGTCTTCACCGGCCTCGGCCTCTACACCACGAGCGAGGTCAGATTCGGTACACAGGCCGCCGTGTTCACCGTCGACTCGGACGGCCAGCTCACCGTGACCGTCCCAGCGGCGGCCTCCGCGGGGCCGGTAGGGGTCACCGTGACCACCAGGGGCGGAATCGCCAGCGGAGTCACCTATACCTATCTCAACCCGCCTTCCCTCACGGCCGTCACCCTCGACTCGGGACCGGTGGACGGCGGCAATCTCGTCGTCATCACCGGGACCGCCTTCTCCTACACCACCGGCGTCACCTTCGACGGCACACCCGCCCTCTCCTTCCGGGTCGCCTCCGACACCGAGATCGACGCCGTGGTACCGGCCGGAACGCTCGGCTCGGCGGACGTCACCGTCACCACCCTTGGTGGCACCACCACCGCTGCGGACGCCTACACGTATCTGGGACGCTTCGCGGTCCTGGGCGGAGCGTCGGTCACCAACACCGGTCTCTCGATCGTCACCGGAGATCTCGGGGTAAGCCCGGGAGTTTCCATCACCGGATTCCCGCCCGGCCAGGTCAACGGAAGTATCCATAACTCGGACGCCGCCGCCGTCGCAGCTCATGCCGACCTGATCACGACGTACAATGACGCCGTCGGCCAGATCCCGGACGCCGGCATCACCGGAGACCTCGGCGGCCAGACACTGCCCCCCGGCGTCTACAACGCCGCCTCTTCCATCGGGCTTACCGGCACGCTCACGCTGGATGCCCAGGGCGACCGCAACGCCGAATGGATCTTCCAAATCGGATCGACCCTGACGACGGCAACCGCGAGCCACGTGCTCCTCATCAACGGCGCCACGGCCAGGAACGTCATCTGGCTGATCGGTAGTTCAGCCACTCTGGGCACTGACACCGACTTTGCAGGAAGGGTCCTGGCCCAGATTTCGATCACCGTGAACGCCGGCGTGACGGTCAACGGCCAGGTCCTGGCCATCAACGGCTCTGTAACTCTCGACACCAACAGAATCACTCGCCCGTGGTGA
- a CDS encoding IPT/TIG domain-containing protein → MATSPLGPPLAYAASNASGTVSILDTGTLTISTPAAPLIAPAGVALTPDNVYLYVANSGGNTVSVVQRNLFAVTNTIGVGKSPFGIQVSPDGLFAYVANQNSNTLSVISTVTRAVVATIPVGIKPTWVVAAPNDLEVYVTNQGGNSLSVISTATNTVVATITGLSAPYGAAITNDSRYLYVANSTANTISVIDTVSRTIIATIPVGTTPWGVTVTPDNRHVYVANNGSDTVSYIDTATNTVSSTVAVGHQPTGVGVAASGLTAYVSNNGANTVTILALINMISPPAGPEAGGNIVTVTGTNLAGATAVKFGQVPGTIMANTPNQILVVPPPGVGVAQLTVTTPGGTSNPKPYVYAPGSELDSLVPGTGRTAGRNIISIKGNRLSTATQVRFGSVPAVPTVVSDQLITVTVPPAATPGLVPVTVTTAGGITPQPITYAYIDPPLLSAVSPNTGPVPGGNVINLYGLNLSTTSLVTFNDAPVQYSVQSDTVLTVVVPPSPAAGTVDITVTTDSGTSTLTSAYIYV, encoded by the coding sequence GTGGCGACCAGCCCTCTGGGGCCGCCGCTCGCTTACGCGGCCAGTAACGCCTCGGGGACCGTCAGCATTCTCGATACCGGAACGCTCACGATCTCCACCCCTGCGGCCCCGTTGATCGCCCCCGCAGGGGTCGCGCTCACCCCGGACAATGTCTACCTCTACGTGGCCAACAGTGGTGGGAACACTGTCAGTGTGGTGCAGCGCAATCTCTTTGCGGTCACCAACACGATCGGGGTGGGGAAAAGCCCCTTCGGTATCCAGGTGAGCCCCGACGGCCTGTTCGCCTACGTCGCCAACCAGAACTCGAACACCCTCAGTGTCATCAGCACCGTCACCCGCGCCGTCGTCGCGACCATCCCGGTCGGGATCAAGCCCACATGGGTGGTAGCCGCCCCCAACGACCTGGAGGTGTATGTGACCAACCAGGGCGGTAACTCGCTCAGCGTGATCAGCACGGCCACCAACACGGTCGTGGCGACCATCACTGGCCTGTCGGCTCCCTATGGCGCAGCGATCACCAACGACAGCCGGTACCTGTACGTGGCCAACAGCACCGCGAACACCATCAGCGTCATTGACACCGTCAGCCGGACAATCATCGCCACGATCCCCGTGGGCACCACGCCGTGGGGCGTGACGGTCACCCCGGACAACAGGCACGTCTACGTGGCGAACAACGGCTCCGACACGGTCAGCTATATCGACACCGCCACCAACACCGTGAGCAGCACCGTCGCTGTCGGCCATCAGCCGACCGGCGTCGGGGTCGCCGCCAGTGGGCTGACCGCGTACGTGTCCAACAACGGCGCGAACACCGTCACCATCCTCGCGCTCATCAACATGATCAGTCCCCCGGCGGGGCCGGAGGCCGGCGGCAACATCGTGACCGTCACCGGCACCAACCTGGCCGGTGCCACCGCGGTGAAATTCGGCCAGGTGCCCGGCACCATCATGGCCAACACGCCCAACCAGATTCTCGTGGTCCCCCCACCCGGCGTCGGTGTCGCCCAGCTGACCGTCACCACTCCGGGAGGCACCAGCAATCCCAAACCGTACGTCTACGCTCCGGGCAGCGAGCTGGACAGTCTGGTCCCGGGAACCGGCAGGACCGCCGGCAGGAACATCATCAGCATCAAGGGGAACAGGTTGAGCACCGCCACGCAGGTGCGGTTCGGCTCGGTGCCCGCCGTGCCCACCGTGGTCAGTGACCAGTTGATCACCGTCACCGTCCCACCTGCCGCCACACCCGGCCTGGTTCCCGTCACCGTCACCACGGCTGGCGGTATCACCCCTCAACCCATCACCTACGCGTACATCGATCCGCCCCTCCTCAGCGCCGTGAGCCCGAACACCGGCCCGGTCCCCGGCGGGAACGTCATCAACCTCTACGGCCTGAACCTGTCGACGACCAGCCTGGTCACGTTCAACGATGCGCCTGTTCAGTACAGCGTCCAGTCCGACACCGTCCTGACCGTCGTCGTGCCCCCGAGCCCAGCCGCCGGAACGGTGGACATCACCGTCACTACCGACTCCGGTACGAGCACGCTCACCAGCGCCTACATCTACGTCTGA